Proteins from one Pseudarthrobacter sp. BIM B-2242 genomic window:
- a CDS encoding DUF4386 family protein → MSPQKVSRWVQAGLWALAVAWLVTAWSSLEPQPDAARDPEAWARFVSSDSYQMGHLLGGTGGTILAILGTFALGCCLAGSRTGGLALTAMVSAVAGTALLLVPAVISTFATPAIGKAYLAGNQDVMQLEFPGSMNGAFLLGLLLACAGNLLLGIAVWRSRVLPRWAGVLWAAGAVLFYVLGVILGQATTGSSLPTQSAGGLLMGVAAVWMAWEATRRSAVPPESQRLTADSS, encoded by the coding sequence ATGAGCCCGCAGAAAGTAAGCCGTTGGGTCCAGGCCGGTTTGTGGGCGCTGGCCGTTGCCTGGCTCGTTACGGCCTGGTCCTCGCTGGAGCCACAGCCGGACGCGGCCCGGGACCCGGAAGCCTGGGCCAGGTTCGTCAGCTCCGATTCGTACCAGATGGGCCATCTGCTGGGCGGCACCGGCGGCACCATCCTGGCCATCTTGGGGACCTTTGCGCTGGGGTGCTGCCTTGCCGGCAGCCGGACCGGAGGCCTCGCGTTGACAGCAATGGTCAGTGCAGTGGCCGGTACCGCACTGCTGCTGGTGCCCGCTGTGATTTCCACGTTCGCCACTCCCGCCATCGGTAAGGCCTACCTGGCTGGAAACCAGGACGTGATGCAGTTGGAATTCCCGGGATCGATGAACGGGGCGTTCCTGCTGGGCCTCCTGCTGGCCTGTGCCGGCAACCTCCTGCTGGGGATCGCAGTATGGCGTTCCCGGGTCCTGCCGCGGTGGGCCGGGGTGCTCTGGGCGGCAGGAGCCGTGCTGTTCTATGTCCTCGGCGTGATCCTGGGGCAGGCCACCACCGGAAGCAGCCTGCCTACCCAGAGTGCCGGGGGCCTGCTGATGGGAGTTGCCGCGGTGTGGATGGCGTGGGAGGCGACCCGGCGGAGCGCTGTTCCGCCGGAATCACAGCGGCTGACGGCTGATTCCAGCTAA
- a CDS encoding MarR family transcriptional regulator: MYVLTIDQRGSTADMDRVPGLISALGSLTPAPFERSVGDELQGVVEHAADVVDIALHALRDGHWYVGIGIGAVQLVPGGSPREGTGSGFVAARKAVELAKGAAAQVPLSVVSGSMGRGRDLRPDAGKGAMTSAHAQAVLRLLGRVVQQRTPAQWRVVDSLRAYQGGEGRHGSQKHVARELGITEQSVSRALLRSGWPEEAAARPAAAMLLECAHARILAPSGTPAPWTVQVGDTSTEGNR; the protein is encoded by the coding sequence ATGTACGTACTGACCATCGACCAGCGCGGAAGCACTGCAGACATGGACCGGGTTCCAGGCCTGATTTCCGCATTGGGCAGCCTCACACCTGCCCCGTTCGAGCGTTCGGTAGGCGACGAGCTCCAGGGTGTCGTGGAACACGCTGCGGACGTCGTGGACATAGCGCTCCATGCGCTCCGGGACGGACACTGGTACGTCGGGATCGGGATCGGGGCGGTGCAGCTGGTTCCCGGCGGCAGCCCCCGGGAAGGCACCGGCAGCGGCTTTGTGGCAGCGCGGAAGGCAGTGGAACTGGCCAAGGGCGCGGCGGCCCAGGTGCCGTTGTCGGTGGTGTCCGGCAGTATGGGACGTGGCCGGGACCTACGTCCCGATGCCGGGAAGGGAGCCATGACCAGTGCACACGCCCAGGCGGTGCTCCGCTTGCTGGGACGCGTTGTGCAGCAACGCACGCCGGCCCAGTGGCGCGTGGTGGACAGCCTGCGCGCCTACCAGGGCGGCGAAGGCCGTCACGGCAGCCAGAAACATGTGGCCCGGGAGCTGGGGATCACCGAGCAGTCGGTAAGCCGTGCCCTGCTGCGGTCCGGCTGGCCGGAAGAGGCAGCTGCCAGGCCTGCCGCCGCCATGCTCCTGGAGTGCGCCCACGCCCGGATCCTTGCTCCGTCGGGGACACCTGCGCCGTGGACAGTCCAGGTAGGGGATACTTCGACCGAGGGGAACCGGTGA
- a CDS encoding YciI family protein, whose translation MTVFAVEYVYAADSTAALDEHRPAHRAWLAGLAEGGQLLTSGPYGDGAGALLIFKVQDETRLNELLKQDPFAIAGTIAGIRTAEWTPVIGLLAPHAS comes from the coding sequence ATGACTGTTTTTGCCGTTGAGTACGTGTACGCCGCCGATTCCACCGCCGCCCTTGATGAACACCGCCCTGCGCACCGCGCGTGGCTGGCAGGCCTGGCGGAAGGCGGCCAGTTGCTGACCAGCGGACCCTATGGTGACGGGGCGGGTGCGCTGCTGATCTTCAAGGTCCAGGACGAAACCCGGCTGAATGAGCTGCTCAAGCAGGACCCGTTCGCCATTGCCGGAACCATCGCCGGGATCCGCACTGCCGAATGGACCCCCGTGATAGGCCTCCTGGCCCCGCACGCGTCCTGA
- the ispG gene encoding flavodoxin-dependent (E)-4-hydroxy-3-methylbut-2-enyl-diphosphate synthase, with the protein MTSVSLGMPSAPPPVLAPRRKTRQIKVGSVGVGSDSPISVQSMTTTPTTDINATLQQIAELTASGCDIVRVACPSADDAEALPIIARKSQIPVIADIHFQPKYVFAAIEAGCAAVRVNPGNIRKFDDQIKEIARAAKDHGTSIRIGVNAGSLEPGILKKYGKATPEALVESAVWEASLFEEHGFHDFKISVKHNDPVIMVAAYEMLAEKGDWPLHLGVTEAGPAFQGTIKSATAFGALLAKGIGDTIRVSLSAPPVEEIKVGNQILQSLNLRPRKLEIVSCPSCGRAQVDVYTLAEQVTAGLEGMEIPLRVAVMGCVVNGPGEAREADLGVASGNGKGQIFVKGEVIKTVPESEIVETLIEEAMRIAEEMGEADGEDAVKGSPVVSVS; encoded by the coding sequence GTGACCTCGGTCAGCCTGGGAATGCCGTCAGCACCGCCGCCTGTCCTCGCCCCCCGCCGCAAGACGCGCCAGATCAAGGTGGGATCGGTGGGAGTCGGCTCGGACTCGCCCATCAGCGTGCAGTCCATGACCACCACCCCCACAACGGACATCAACGCCACACTGCAGCAGATCGCGGAGCTGACTGCGTCAGGCTGCGACATTGTGCGCGTTGCCTGCCCGTCAGCCGACGATGCCGAGGCGTTGCCCATCATCGCGCGCAAGTCCCAGATCCCCGTGATAGCGGACATCCACTTCCAGCCCAAGTACGTTTTTGCGGCGATCGAAGCCGGCTGCGCGGCAGTGCGGGTGAACCCGGGAAATATCCGCAAGTTCGATGACCAGATCAAGGAAATCGCCCGCGCGGCAAAGGACCACGGAACGTCCATCCGGATCGGTGTCAACGCCGGCTCCCTGGAGCCCGGCATCCTCAAGAAATACGGCAAGGCCACACCGGAAGCCCTCGTTGAGTCGGCAGTCTGGGAAGCATCGCTGTTCGAGGAGCACGGATTCCACGACTTCAAGATCTCCGTCAAGCACAATGACCCCGTCATCATGGTGGCGGCCTACGAGATGCTCGCGGAGAAGGGTGACTGGCCGCTGCACCTGGGCGTCACCGAGGCCGGACCGGCCTTCCAGGGGACCATCAAGTCCGCTACCGCCTTCGGGGCACTCCTGGCCAAGGGCATCGGCGACACCATCCGCGTTTCCCTCTCGGCCCCGCCGGTGGAGGAAATCAAGGTGGGCAACCAGATCCTTCAGTCCCTGAACCTGCGTCCGCGCAAGCTGGAGATCGTCTCGTGCCCGTCCTGCGGACGTGCCCAGGTGGACGTCTACACTCTGGCCGAGCAAGTCACCGCCGGACTGGAAGGCATGGAGATTCCGCTGCGCGTGGCCGTGATGGGCTGCGTGGTGAACGGACCCGGTGAAGCCCGTGAAGCCGACCTCGGCGTGGCCTCGGGCAACGGCAAGGGCCAGATCTTTGTGAAGGGCGAAGTCATTAAGACTGTGCCTGAGAGTGAAATTGTTGAGACACTGATCGAAGAGGCCATGCGCATTGCCGAGGAGATGGGGGAGGCCGATGGCGAAGATGCTGTCAAAGGTAGCCCCGTGGTTAGCGTCTCATAA
- a CDS encoding GNAT family N-acetyltransferase, translated as MLSKVAPWLASHKPDAEPEGVTVRALSGADTPALRRLALQDPVANVFILAHLRTAGSAAPTTGGAAVLGVFDDGILLGACWAGANLVPVELDPGFAGLVAETASASGRRFASAFGPAASVLALYAELAELGHAAHEVRDEQPLMTLSGPPAVEPNTDLALGRLADFDRILPACAAMFEEEVGYSPFLGGKEFYSRRVEGLIRQGHSLAHVNDSGEVVFKAELGAVTADVTQIQGVWMNPGYRGQGLSAGYMAAVVEKARALAPVTSLYVNGFNLRARSTYERVGFQQVGTFATVLF; from the coding sequence ATGCTGTCAAAGGTAGCCCCGTGGTTAGCGTCTCATAAACCCGACGCCGAACCGGAGGGGGTCACCGTCCGTGCCCTTTCCGGCGCGGACACCCCGGCCCTTCGGCGCCTTGCCCTGCAGGATCCGGTAGCCAATGTCTTCATCCTCGCCCATCTCAGGACGGCGGGGTCAGCGGCGCCCACCACTGGCGGCGCTGCTGTCCTGGGCGTGTTCGACGACGGCATCCTCCTGGGCGCGTGCTGGGCGGGAGCGAACCTCGTTCCGGTGGAACTGGACCCCGGGTTTGCCGGGCTGGTAGCAGAAACGGCGAGCGCGTCCGGCCGCCGCTTTGCCTCCGCGTTCGGTCCTGCGGCCTCAGTCCTCGCCCTCTATGCTGAACTGGCTGAGTTGGGGCATGCCGCCCACGAGGTGCGGGACGAGCAGCCGCTGATGACTCTCTCCGGTCCGCCGGCGGTGGAGCCGAACACTGATCTCGCGCTGGGCAGGCTGGCCGATTTTGACCGCATTCTGCCGGCCTGTGCTGCCATGTTCGAAGAGGAAGTGGGCTACTCGCCGTTCCTCGGCGGCAAGGAGTTCTACAGCCGCCGTGTGGAGGGCCTCATCCGCCAGGGTCATTCACTGGCACACGTCAACGACTCCGGTGAAGTGGTGTTCAAGGCCGAACTCGGAGCAGTCACGGCCGACGTTACACAGATCCAGGGTGTCTGGATGAACCCCGGCTACCGCGGCCAGGGGCTGAGCGCGGGCTACATGGCAGCAGTAGTGGAGAAGGCCCGTGCTTTGGCGCCGGTGACCAGTCTTTACGTCAACGGCTTCAACCTCCGCGCACGGTCCACCTACGAACGGGTGGGGTTCCAGCAGGTCGGCACGTTCGCAACCGTCTTGTTTTAG
- a CDS encoding proline--tRNA ligase, giving the protein MVTRLSQLFLRTLREDPVDAEVASHRLLVRAGYIRRAAPGIYTWLPLGLSVLRKVEAVIREEMAAIGAQEVHFPALLPREPYEATNRWTEYGEGLFRLQDRKGADYLLAPTHEEMFTLLVKDLYSSYKDLPLSLYQIQNKYRDEARPRAGLLRGREFIMKDSYSFDVDDAGLDASYAAHRAAYIRIFERLGLEVIPVAATAGAMGGSKSEEFLHPTEVGEDTFVRSAGGYAANVEAVTTVVPADIDFSGAPAAEVLDTPDTPTIDTLVASANVLAPRTEAEGGPWTAADTLKNVVLAVTLPTGERQLVVIGLPGDRGVDLKRVEANIGSFLPIAGEIGLEAANDDDLKKQPLIVKGYLGPGMTLEEPLLGSDSATKLLYLVDPRVVSGSAWVTGANEAGKHVFGLVAGRDFGWDGVIECTDVREGDQAPDGSGPLEIARGIEMGHIFQLGRKYAEALELKVLDQNGKQVVVTMGSYGVGVTRAVAALAESNHDDKGLTWPRAVAPADVHVVAVGRGEEIFAAAEKLALDLEAAGLDVIYDDRPKVSPGVKFGDAELVGVPTILAVGRGLVDGVVEIKDRRSGEAENVAVDKAVDYVVTAVRS; this is encoded by the coding sequence GTGGTCACAAGACTGTCCCAGCTTTTCCTGCGCACCCTGCGTGAAGATCCCGTCGATGCCGAGGTGGCCAGCCACCGGCTCCTGGTGCGGGCCGGCTACATCCGGCGCGCGGCACCGGGCATCTACACGTGGCTGCCGCTCGGGCTGAGTGTGCTGCGCAAGGTCGAAGCGGTGATCCGCGAGGAAATGGCGGCGATCGGTGCCCAGGAAGTGCATTTCCCGGCCCTGCTGCCGCGGGAACCCTACGAGGCCACCAACCGCTGGACCGAATACGGCGAGGGCCTCTTCCGGCTCCAGGACCGCAAAGGTGCGGACTACCTGCTGGCTCCCACGCATGAGGAAATGTTCACCCTCCTGGTCAAGGACCTGTACTCCTCGTACAAGGACCTGCCCCTGAGCCTTTACCAGATCCAGAACAAGTACCGCGACGAAGCGCGGCCCCGGGCAGGCCTGCTGCGCGGCCGCGAGTTCATCATGAAGGACTCTTACTCCTTCGACGTGGACGACGCCGGCCTGGACGCCAGCTACGCGGCGCACCGCGCGGCATACATCCGCATCTTCGAGCGGCTGGGCCTGGAAGTCATTCCGGTCGCAGCCACCGCCGGTGCCATGGGCGGCTCCAAGAGCGAGGAGTTCCTGCACCCGACTGAGGTCGGCGAGGACACCTTCGTGCGGTCCGCGGGCGGCTATGCAGCCAACGTCGAGGCAGTGACCACGGTGGTGCCGGCGGACATCGACTTCAGCGGTGCCCCGGCGGCCGAAGTCCTGGACACTCCGGATACCCCCACCATCGACACCCTGGTGGCCTCCGCCAATGTACTTGCTCCCCGCACCGAGGCCGAGGGCGGCCCGTGGACTGCCGCTGACACGCTCAAGAACGTTGTCCTGGCCGTCACCCTGCCCACCGGTGAACGCCAGCTGGTGGTCATTGGCCTTCCGGGTGACCGCGGGGTGGACCTGAAGCGCGTCGAAGCCAACATCGGTTCCTTCCTGCCCATCGCCGGCGAAATCGGACTCGAAGCCGCCAACGACGACGACCTCAAGAAGCAGCCCCTCATCGTCAAGGGCTACCTTGGCCCCGGCATGACGCTGGAGGAACCCCTGCTGGGAAGCGACAGCGCGACCAAGCTCCTCTACCTCGTCGATCCCCGCGTGGTCAGCGGTAGCGCGTGGGTGACCGGTGCCAACGAGGCCGGAAAGCACGTGTTCGGACTCGTTGCCGGACGCGACTTCGGCTGGGACGGCGTCATCGAATGCACGGACGTCCGCGAAGGCGACCAGGCCCCGGACGGGTCCGGTCCGCTGGAAATCGCCCGCGGCATCGAGATGGGCCACATTTTCCAGCTTGGCCGCAAGTACGCCGAAGCCCTCGAGCTGAAGGTCCTGGACCAGAACGGCAAGCAGGTTGTTGTCACCATGGGTTCCTACGGCGTGGGCGTGACGCGCGCCGTCGCGGCCCTGGCCGAATCCAACCACGACGACAAGGGCCTGACCTGGCCGCGCGCCGTCGCCCCCGCCGATGTCCACGTCGTGGCTGTGGGCCGAGGCGAGGAAATCTTCGCAGCCGCGGAGAAACTGGCCCTCGACCTGGAGGCCGCCGGGCTGGACGTTATTTATGATGACCGTCCCAAGGTCTCACCGGGCGTCAAGTTCGGCGACGCCGAACTGGTTGGTGTCCCCACCATCCTCGCCGTCGGCCGGGGCCTGGTGGACGGCGTGGTGGAGATCAAGGACCGGCGCAGCGGCGAAGCGGAGAACGTAGCGGTGGACAAGGCCGTCGACTACGTGGTCACCGCCGTCCGTAGCTGA
- a CDS encoding TSUP family transporter: MISGFESIQLTTIILIVVAGFAAGWVDAVVGGGGLLQLPALLLVPGITPVQALATNKMGSIFGTTTSAVTYYGRVKPDLRTAIPMAVIALAGSFGGAVLAATLPASVFKPIIVAALVAVALFTALKPNVGDITLLRHDGHKHYVVACLIGAVIGFYDGLIGPGTGSFLIIALVSAMGYAFLEASAKAKIVNMATNAGALLFFLPHGSLLWGVGLVLGVSNMAGGYLGARTAVKQGSGFIRVVFLVVVGALIIKLGVDVWQENFA; encoded by the coding sequence GTGATCTCCGGGTTCGAATCGATCCAGCTCACCACCATCATCCTGATCGTGGTGGCTGGATTTGCCGCGGGCTGGGTGGATGCGGTGGTGGGCGGCGGCGGGCTGCTCCAGCTGCCCGCCCTGCTGCTGGTCCCCGGAATCACGCCGGTCCAGGCGCTGGCGACCAACAAAATGGGATCAATTTTCGGCACCACCACCAGTGCTGTGACGTACTACGGGCGGGTCAAACCCGACCTGCGGACGGCCATCCCCATGGCGGTTATCGCCCTGGCCGGCAGCTTCGGAGGCGCGGTGCTGGCCGCTACGCTGCCGGCCAGTGTCTTCAAACCGATCATCGTGGCCGCGCTGGTCGCCGTCGCACTCTTCACGGCCCTCAAGCCCAACGTCGGTGACATCACCCTGCTGCGTCATGACGGCCACAAGCACTATGTGGTGGCATGCCTGATCGGTGCCGTGATCGGCTTTTACGATGGCCTGATCGGTCCGGGAACCGGTTCCTTCCTTATCATCGCGCTGGTCTCCGCCATGGGCTACGCCTTCCTGGAAGCCAGCGCGAAAGCCAAGATCGTGAACATGGCCACCAACGCCGGCGCCCTGCTGTTTTTCCTTCCCCATGGATCGCTCCTGTGGGGTGTGGGCCTGGTGCTGGGCGTTTCCAACATGGCCGGCGGCTATCTCGGGGCACGCACCGCCGTGAAGCAGGGCAGCGGTTTCATCCGGGTGGTTTTCCTGGTGGTGGTGGGCGCCCTGATCATCAAACTCGGCGTCGACGTGTGGCAGGAAAACTTCGCCTGA
- a CDS encoding pyridoxal-dependent decarboxylase translates to MSAGGEPYSEALSAAARRAAEWLESIPARHVGPAQSARDLAAAFGGPLPSRGLPAADVVEYLADKAEPGLMAMPSGRFFGWVIGGTLPAALAADWLVSAWDQNAVLRVSAPAMAAIEDAAGRWLVDLLGLPDGSDVGFVTGATMANFAGLAAARWSLLTGAGWDLERDGLFGAPRLRCLVGQERHDSVDLALRYLGLGRPAVVPSDRQGRIVPGGLDRQLSAGSGPVLVCLQAGNLHSGAFDPFIEAVGVAKAHGAWVHVDGAFGLWAAAVPELAALTAGMDLADSWASDAHKTLNVPYDCGIAVVRDAAALRSAMGVHASYLIQAADGAADPLEKVPELSRRARGVPVWAALRSLGREGVAHQVRGLVLRAGQLAEQLAALEGIEVLNEVGYTQVSLAFGDDATTRAVTAKVIEDGKVWMSGSRWQGRDVLRVSVSNWSTDADDVGTAVEAVRSAFAAVRAAG, encoded by the coding sequence ATGTCCGCAGGCGGCGAACCCTATTCGGAAGCATTGTCGGCCGCGGCCCGTCGGGCGGCCGAGTGGTTGGAGAGCATACCCGCGCGGCATGTGGGGCCGGCCCAGAGCGCCCGGGACCTCGCAGCAGCCTTCGGCGGTCCCCTCCCTTCCCGGGGCCTTCCTGCCGCTGACGTCGTGGAGTACCTGGCGGACAAGGCCGAACCCGGGCTGATGGCCATGCCCTCCGGTCGGTTCTTCGGCTGGGTCATCGGCGGAACGCTGCCTGCCGCCCTGGCCGCCGACTGGCTGGTCAGCGCGTGGGACCAGAACGCGGTGCTCCGGGTCTCGGCACCCGCCATGGCGGCCATCGAGGACGCTGCGGGCCGCTGGCTGGTGGACCTCCTGGGCCTCCCGGACGGATCCGACGTCGGCTTTGTCACCGGAGCCACGATGGCCAACTTCGCCGGCTTGGCTGCCGCGCGCTGGAGCCTCCTCACGGGCGCCGGCTGGGACCTGGAACGCGACGGGCTCTTCGGCGCACCGCGCCTCCGCTGCCTCGTAGGCCAGGAACGGCACGACTCGGTTGACCTCGCCCTGCGGTACCTGGGGCTGGGGCGGCCGGCTGTTGTGCCCTCCGACAGGCAAGGCAGGATTGTGCCAGGCGGGCTCGACCGGCAACTGTCAGCAGGCTCCGGTCCGGTCCTCGTCTGCCTGCAGGCGGGGAACCTGCATTCGGGGGCCTTTGATCCCTTCATCGAAGCCGTCGGCGTCGCGAAGGCACACGGTGCCTGGGTCCACGTGGACGGAGCGTTCGGGCTGTGGGCAGCCGCCGTGCCCGAACTTGCTGCGCTCACTGCCGGGATGGACCTGGCGGACTCGTGGGCCAGCGACGCGCATAAGACCCTCAATGTCCCCTATGACTGCGGCATAGCCGTTGTCAGGGACGCCGCCGCCCTGCGCTCCGCCATGGGCGTGCATGCCAGCTACCTGATCCAGGCCGCCGACGGTGCTGCCGACCCGCTGGAAAAAGTGCCCGAGCTCTCACGCCGGGCCCGGGGCGTGCCGGTCTGGGCAGCGCTGCGATCATTGGGCCGGGAGGGTGTGGCGCACCAGGTCCGCGGGCTGGTGCTGCGCGCCGGTCAGCTGGCGGAGCAGCTGGCTGCGCTTGAGGGCATCGAGGTACTCAACGAGGTCGGCTACACCCAGGTGTCGCTCGCCTTCGGCGATGATGCCACCACACGCGCCGTCACGGCGAAGGTCATTGAGGACGGCAAGGTCTGGATGTCCGGTTCGCGCTGGCAGGGCCGGGACGTCCTGCGCGTCTCGGTCAGCAACTGGAGCACTGATGCGGACGACGTCGGGACGGCCGTCGAGGCGGTCCGCTCGGCTTTCGCAGCAGTCAGGGCCGCGGGCTGA
- a CDS encoding aminoglycoside phosphotransferase family protein codes for MSVRSTVLIPPALSVRYSHDSAGRAWLGSLPGLIQGRLEHWDLTADLPAGASPWHGHGGVVIPVRLPDGSPAALKVAFPHDEARLERHALALWGGAGAVRMLDADAGTCAMLLERLDAGSSLQTVQMDEAAAVWGSLVRQLSLVPDHRPAWQEFDHIAGRAEQWSDDLPADWEQQGRPFPRWLLEAALEVCQTRGAVGRRSGRDVLVHTDFHFMNILARPRASAADGAGGSAGLSYVAIDPQPMIGEPEFAVAPLLWNRLGDLPRSDPAAGLNQRCLDFSAAAGLDADAARQWAVAREVENALWYASRPGHRGDMQRSLWVASTLAGRTLDGLPAAHDLPEPSAASGGSVSPRP; via the coding sequence GTGAGCGTCCGAAGCACTGTCCTGATCCCGCCGGCCCTCAGCGTGCGGTACAGCCACGACAGCGCAGGACGGGCGTGGCTGGGCTCCCTCCCCGGACTGATCCAGGGGCGGCTGGAGCATTGGGATCTAACTGCGGACCTGCCTGCGGGAGCATCCCCGTGGCATGGCCACGGCGGCGTTGTGATCCCTGTCCGGCTTCCGGACGGGAGCCCGGCGGCCCTCAAGGTTGCCTTTCCCCACGACGAGGCCCGGCTGGAACGCCATGCGCTTGCCCTGTGGGGCGGAGCCGGCGCCGTCCGCATGCTGGATGCCGACGCCGGAACGTGCGCCATGCTGCTCGAGCGGCTGGATGCCGGCTCCTCGCTCCAGACGGTGCAAATGGACGAAGCGGCGGCTGTATGGGGCAGCCTCGTGCGGCAGCTCAGCCTGGTGCCCGACCACCGGCCCGCCTGGCAGGAGTTCGACCACATCGCGGGGCGGGCAGAACAGTGGAGCGATGACCTGCCCGCCGACTGGGAACAGCAGGGCAGGCCATTCCCGCGATGGCTGCTCGAGGCCGCACTGGAGGTCTGCCAGACCCGCGGGGCAGTGGGCCGCCGCTCGGGCCGGGACGTCCTGGTGCACACCGACTTCCACTTTATGAATATCCTGGCCCGGCCCCGGGCATCCGCTGCTGACGGCGCCGGCGGGTCTGCCGGCTTGAGCTACGTGGCAATTGACCCGCAGCCCATGATCGGCGAACCCGAATTCGCGGTGGCCCCGTTGCTGTGGAACCGCCTGGGCGACCTGCCGCGGAGCGATCCCGCTGCAGGGCTGAACCAACGGTGCCTGGACTTCAGCGCCGCCGCAGGCTTGGATGCGGACGCCGCCCGCCAGTGGGCGGTGGCCCGGGAAGTGGAGAACGCGCTCTGGTACGCCTCCCGGCCAGGCCATCGCGGGGATATGCAACGCTCGCTGTGGGTGGCCAGCACGCTGGCCGGGCGAACCCTGGACGGCCTTCCCGCAGCGCACGATTTGCCCGAGCCGTCGGCGGCGTCCGGTGGGAGCGTCAGCCCGCGGCCCTGA